One Oncorhynchus clarkii lewisi isolate Uvic-CL-2024 chromosome 28, UVic_Ocla_1.0, whole genome shotgun sequence genomic region harbors:
- the LOC139387254 gene encoding methyl-CpG-binding domain protein 3a encodes MLMNKRQRNRHKHRYDNNHQIKVKPDLNTTLPVRQTASIFKQPVTKVTNHPSNKVKTDPHKAVDQPRQLFWERKLSGLSAFEIAEELVKTMDLPRGLQGVGPVCSDKTLLSAISSALHTSPNPVTGQLNAAVEKNPGVWLNTAQPLCKAFMVTDDDVRKQEDLVHNVRRLEEHSDGGHVGSHRGIHQ; translated from the exons ATGCTCATGAATAAGCGTCAAAGGAACCGGCACAAGCATCGCTATGACAACAACCATCAGATCAAG gTTAAGCCGGACCTGAACACGACCTtaccagtcagacagacagcatctATCTTTAAACAGCCTGTCACCAAGGTGACCAATCACCCTAGCAACAAAGTAAAGACAGACCCCCACAAGGCTGTCGACCAACCAAGACAG CTGTTTTGGGAGAGGAAGCTGAGTGGTCTGAGTGCTTTTGAAATTGCAGAAGAGCTGGTGAAAACCATGGACCTTCCCAGGGGCCTACAGG GTGTTGGGCCTGTGTGTTCAGACAAGACCTTGCTCTCAGCAATCTCCAGCGCCCTACACACCAGCCCCAACCCTGTCACTGGTCAGCTGAACGCAGCTGTGGAGAAGAACCCTGGGGTATGGCTCAACACCGCCCAGCCGCTCTGCAAGGCCTTCATGGTTACCGATGACGACGTCCG GAAGCAGGAGGACCTGGTCCACAATGTGAGGAGGCTGGAGGAACACTCTGATGGCGGACATGTTGGTTCACATAGAGGAATCCACCAATAA
- the LOC139387005 gene encoding RNA-binding protein MEX3B, translating to MPSPLFHPEIMDHDMVVSSQHNGVSLPRETDQESRDEGHQEVLRFAMDQLSLMALEKVDCGGGGGGHVDPLDENQGPVSENCNGGYVNLQLLEHTGGSRESPTSCSSSPEYYGSGGYHMAGPHSHSMLGEQNSIICNRKRSVNMTECVPVPSSEHVAEIVGRQGCKIKALRAKTNTYIKTPVRGEEPVFIVTGRREDVEMAKREIVSAAEHFSMIRASRCKAGATGTGAPGTGGAIPGPPHLPGQTTIQVRVPYRVVGLVVGPKGATIKRIQQQTHTYIVTPSREKDPVFEVTGMPENVDRAREEIETHITLRTGAFVDLQGDNDFHTNGTDVSLEGLGSLGAALWSRANNHHAAPPPPPPPPPPPLPLAMHHSSGRKLSSLASYHQHKGGMGSESYSAPRRATEGDSPTSPFSTGSSSAGGGVFTPGLPSEELGFEFSAANIWAPFVNGGGGKVPGSSQQQPLRRNSSGLSGGAITPRLSPTLPPDAVLGPLDHPMARRAQSDPLSALSWLQSGGTGAGTISGGSSSSSGGSSTGYSSCSASSLPGGSPTDSEGGGSGVGLASGMLGRLKPVAGSGAGGLIGVGPGGGSRDCFVCFESEVTAALVPCGHNLFCMDCAGQICQSAEPECPVCHIPATQCIRIFS from the exons ATGCCTAGCCCCTTATTCCACCCCGAGATTATGGACCACGACATGGTAGTGAGCAGTCAGCACAACGGGGTCAGCCTGCCCCGAGAAACGGATCAGGAGTCCCGGGATGAGGGCCATCAGGAGGTTCTCCGCTTTGCCATGGACCAGCTGTCACTTATGGCCCTGGAGAAGGTGGACTGTGGGGGCGGTGGTGGAGGGCACGTTGACCCACTCGACGAGAACCAGGGTCCGGTCTCCGAGAATTGCAACGGCGGTTATGTCAACCTGCAGTTGCTGGAGCACACAGGAGGCTCCCGGGAATCCCCGACGTCCTGCTCCTCGTCTCCAGAGTACTATGGATCGGGCGGGTACCACATGGCTGGCCCGCACTCTCACTCCATGCTCGGGGAACAAAACTCTATTATCTGCAATCGTAAAAGGAGTGTCAACATGACCGAATGCGTACCTGTGCCCAGCTCCGAGCACGTTGCTGAAATAGTGGGAAGACAAG GCTGTAAGATCAAGGCACTGCGTGCAAAGACCAACACCTACATAAAGACACCGGTGAGGGGCGAGGAGCCTGTGTTCATCGTGACAGGGCGCAGGGAAGATGTGGAGATGGCCAAGCGGGAGATCGTCTCGGCGGCCGAGCACTTCTCCATGATCCGGGCGTCCCGCTGCAAGGCTGGGGCCACGGGCACAGGAGCACCCGGGACGGGGGGAGCAATCCCAGGACCCCCACACCTGCCTGGTCAGACCACCATACAG GTTCGGGTGCCATACCGTGTGGTTGGGTTAGTGGTTGGTCCCAAGGGGGCGACCATCAAGCGCATCCAGCAGCAGACCCACACCTACATCGTGACACCCAGCCGGGAGAAGGACCCTGTGTTCGAGGTGACGGGCATGCCAGAGAATGTGGACCGAGCCCGGGAGGAGATCGAGACGCACATCACCTTGCGGACCGGGGCCTTCGTGGACCTCCAGGGAGACAACGACTTTCACACCAACGGAACCGACGTTAGCTTAGAGGGCCTGGGCTCGCTGGGCGCTGCTCTCTGGTCTCGGGCCAACAACCACCATGCtgcccctccacccccaccacctcctccaccaccgccCCTCCCGCTGGCCATGCACCACTCATCTGGGAGGAAGCTGTCCTCTTTGGCCTCCTACCATCAACATAAGGGAGGGATGGGCTCTGAGAGCTACAGCGCCCCCAGGAGGGCCACAGAGGGAGACAGCCCAACCAGCCCCTTCAGCACAGGCTCCAGCAGCGCTGGAGGAGGCGTGTTCACCCCTGGCCTCCCCTCTGAGGAGCTGGGCTTTGAGTTCAGCGCCGCCAACATCTGGGCACCCTTCGTcaatggaggaggagggaaggtccCAGGCTCCTCCCAGCAGCAACCTCTCCGCCGAAACAGCAGCGGCCTGAGTGGAGGCGCCATCACACCCCGCCTGTCCCCCACCCTGCCCCCCGACGCCGTGTTGGGACCCCTGGATCATCCTATGGCCCGCCGGGCCCAGAGCGACCCCCTCAGTGCCCTCTCATGGCTGCAGTCGGGCGGTACTGGTGCAGGGACCATCTCCGGAGGATCTAGCTCCAGCTCCGGAGGCTCATCCACTGGTTACTCCTCCTGCTCAGCCTCCTCCCTGCCCGGAGGCTCTCCCACAGACTCGGAGGGCGGGGGCAGTGGAGTGGGCCTGGCCTCTGGCATGCTGGGCCGGCTGAAGCCTGTGGCAGGCTCTGGGGCTGGAGGTCTGATTGGTGTAGGGCCAGGGGGCGGGAGCAGGGACTGTTTTGTGTGCTTTGAGAGCGAGGTGACAGCGGCCCTGGTGCCCTGCGGCCACAACCTCTTTTGTATGGATTGCGCCGGACAGATCTGCCAGTCTGCTGAGCCCGAATGCCCTGTCTGCCACATCCCTGCCACACAGTGCATCCGCATCTTCTCCTAA